DNA sequence from the Carnobacterium funditum DSM 5970 genome:
TCGTCAGGGAAAAGCATTGTATATTGGGATTTCTAATTATTCTGCTGAACAAACAGCTGAAATCACAAAAATATTTAAAGATCTTAAAACACCATTTATTATTCATCAACCATCATACAGTATGTATAATCGCTGGATAGAAGATGGTTTGCAAGATGTGTTACAAGAAAATCAATTAGGCTCCATCGCTTTTAGCCCATTAGCTCAAGGTATGTTAACCGACCGTTACCTTGATGGTGTTCCAGAAGATTCAAGAGCGGGACGTTCAACAAGTATTTTCTTAGATGAGAAACAAGTTCATACTAAAATAGATAAGTCTAGAGCATTGAATGAAATTGCAAAACGTCGCGGACAAACATTAGCTGAGATGGCTGTTTCATGGATTTTAAGAGATGGGAAAGTAACAAGTGTGTTAATCGGCGCTAGTCGAGTCAGCCAAATTGAAGACAATGTTAAAGCGTTGGATAATCTTGATTTTACAGTGTCAGAATTAGCTGAAATAGAAAAAATAGTGCAACGATAATAGCAGTAGTTTTAAATAAGGGATCGCAAGTATGAGTTGTCCCTTTTATTTGGAGGAAGATAACATGAAGTTGAATCGTATCCACCATGTTGCTATCATCGCATCAAATTATGAGAGTTCTAAAGATTTTTATGTGAATATACTTGGACTTGAAATCGTCCGGGAAAATTATAGAAAAGAACGAGACTCATATAAGTTGGATTTAAAGATTGGAGATAGTGAAATAGAATTATTCTCATTTCCAGATCCGCCTAAACGTCCAACAACTCCAGAAGCTCGTGGTTTAAGACATGTATGTTTTTTTGTTGATGATATCCACCACGTGGTAAACGAGTTAAATCTTAAAGGTATTGAAACAGAAGCTATTCGTGAAGATGAATTTACCGGAGGTTTATACACCTTCTTTCAAGACCCAGATGGATTACCAATTGAATTATATATGAATAAAAATAATGGAGAAGTAGAGAGAGAGGTTTTTTAAATGGCAAAAAAAATGTTGCACACATGTGTACGAGTAAAAGATTTAGATAAATCAATGGATTTTTATACGAATGTATTAGGTTTCCACGAGGTTAAACGGAAAGATCATCCAGAATCGAAATTCACATTAGTTTATTTAGCACTTGAAGAAGATGGATATGAACTAGAATTGACTTACAATTACGATCAAACTGAGCCATATCAATTGGGAAATGGATATGGTCATATCGCTATTGGAGTAGATGATCTAAAGGCAGCACATCAGGAATACAAAGATTCTGGTAATGAAGTTACCGAGTTGAAAGGTTTAACAGCTGACTTGGTTAATTATTTCTTTGTCTTAGATCCAGATGGTTATAAAATTGAAATTATCCAGAACAAATAGAAATAGAAACTAAAAAGCGTTACAAGTTAACGAGTCAAACAGACAATAAAAACGAGATGGAAATCATGATTTCCATCTCGTTTTTATTGTCTAATTTAATTTTTTTTAGTTCCAATTTGTTCCATAAGTTGAATTAGGTTTCTACTATGCCAAGGAGAAGCAGCATTTTCTTGAGAGATAAGGTAGTGTTCTATTGGTTTAGTGGTATTTTTATATACAACAACAAGTTTATTGTCAGCTGCCGGTTTTTCGAAATAAAGTTCTTTTATTTCGCTTAATGGTATTTGGTTGTAGATGCCTTCTTTAAGCGTATTGTTTTTTTCATCCAAGGGCATTAAAACCAATTCGTGCTCAGAAAAATTAATGCAATATAATTTTTCTTTATTTTTTTTAAATATAGAAGCAAGCCAGTTTTCTTTAGATACTATTTTTTCAGCTAAAATAGATTGCCCAGATTTTGATTCCAAACCGTGTCGTTTTAAAAAATTTAAGACAGTTTCTTCTTCCATTTTGTGAAGCCTCCTCTAACAAATTGACTGTCACGTTTGAATAGGTCGTATACGCTAATTATAAGACAAAAGAATGCTATTTGCCATTTTAACGCATGAAACGACAGAGAAATGTTGGAAAAAAGACAGGGAGAACCAAAAAATGAGAGGGCTTCACAAAAAGGTATTTAGATATATGAAGAGATGAAATAATAAATTTAACATTTGATATAGGTGGAACGTCTATTAAATACGGTGGTTTTAAAGATGAAAAGCTAAGTCATAAAGAAGCTTTAAAAACACCTCCTACATGGGAGGAAATGAACAATCTTTAAAAGAAATAAAAACGAAATAGGATAAAGACTTTATCATTCAAGGTGTTGCATTTAGTTCATTGGGAGCAGTCAACCAGGTAGACCGAACGAACCATAGATGGAGCAAGTGCTGTACCTTACATCCATTGTTTTCCTATTTACGATGAATTAGAAAAAGAAGTTAATTGCGCAGTATCTTTTGAAAAAGTTGCTAATTGTGCTGTTTTAGTTGAAATATGGAAAGGGGCAGCAAAAGGTTTGAAAAATAGTTTATTACCGAATTTTATTTGAGACCCTCAGAGAGCAAACGAAAGCACAAATTATTTTAATAGAACCATTTGTATTAAAAGATTCTGAAGAACAACGATCTTGGGAAGTGGAGTTAGAACCTCGGATACAAATTATTCGCAAATTAGCTGAAGAATAGGACGAAGACTATGTGGAATTAGATAGCGGATCAAAAAAATGTGGGAATAAATGGGGAAATAATTACGTAATAGAAGATGGGGTCCATCCTACACCGACAGGTCATCAAAGCATCTCTAAACCTTGGTTAGAAAAAGTTGATAATAAAAAAAATAGCAGAAAATGATGAAAAGCACTTGTGCTTAAATGAATTTTATGGTAATGTTACTTACATGCGATGAGTTGACTCCGACCAGGTGACTTCGGTCATTTCGCTGCGGCGACAAGTGGTTGGAATTTAGACAAGGCACACCGTACCTAGTACAACTGCAAGATGCAGGTGTTTGGACCCCTCTGTTTTGTGGAATTCATGGGACCTATTCATGAAAATGAATATTGTCGAAAAAAAGTACTGACTTTTGTCAGTACTTTTTTTTGTCTTCTTTTTGATAGATAAATAAAGACCAATTAAATATCCTGTTTTACTAAATAAATTGAAATAGATTTCTTTGTGCACATCAATAGTTGATGTCGTATCATGAAAAAAATACATAGGGTTTATGTCATTAAACAGAAAGAAGGAGAAATGTTATGGATGTCATTGATTTACATTGTGATGCTCTATTAAAATTACAACAAGCTGAAGGAAAGCTAAACTTTAAGAACTCAACCGAACTAAGTATTAATGTAACTCGCTTGAAAGAAGGCCAAGTTAAAATTCAAGCCTTTGCCATTTTTATTGAACCAGATATCGTAGTAGAAGAAAAATATGCAGCAGCTTTGGAGCAAATAGATTATTACCAAGAAGATGTTCTAGGTAATAATCCTGAAATGAAACAAATTAAAAAATGGAGTGATATTAAAAATTTGAAAGATGGTGAAATAGGGTCTTTTTTAACGTTAGAAGGTGTTGAAGCCATAGGAAATGATTTGACTAAACTAGACCAGCTACTAGATTTAGGTGTTCTATCTGTTGGTTTAACGTGGAATCCAGCTAATTTAGCAGCAGATGGAGTACAAGAACCAAGAGGTGGGGGACTAACAACTTTTGGATTTGATATTATAAAGAAATTGAATGACAGAAAAGTATTTACGGATGTTTCACATTTAAGTGTAGCGAGTTTCTGGGATGTAATGAAAGCAGCAAAGTTTCCCATTGCTTCACATTCTAATGTTTTAAGTTTATGTGGACATGTAAGGAATTTGAATGATGATCAAATTAAAGCAATGGTGGATCGAGATGCAATGATTCATATCGTATTTAATCCACCTTTTACGATAAATGAAGAAAAACAAGAACCAACAACAATAAGCGATTTAGTCAAACACGTTGAAGCACTGGTAGAATTAGGTGCAATTAAAAATATCGGTTTTGGATCTGATTTTGATGGAATTAGTTCACACATAGTAGCATTGAATCATGTTGGAGAAGTACAAAATTTAATAACCGGTCTAGAAGAAAAATTTTCAAAAGAAGAAGTAAAGGGATTTGCCGCGCAAAACTTTTTGAATCATCTGCCAAAATAATTTACTAGTCGTAGCGACTAAGTCATAGAGCATTTTTAGGGTTGAGGTTAGCTCTGCCTATAAAAAACTCTAACACAATGGAAAAAATAGGTATTAATTAGTGTGGGTGGTATCTCGTTCACACTAGGACTGGTAGGCTGATTTTTACCGTTAGTGCCAACCACACTTTTTCTACTATTATCACTTTATGGTTTCAAATAAAGTTTAGAAAAAGTTAATTACTGATTGAAATCAACGAAAATTTGTCAAGAATCCCAAGAATCCATTGATGAGTTTTTGAAATAGTGACCATTTATATTAGGCAAAAAGAAAAAGACGCTTTTGGGGTGCAGTACATACACAGACTGTTAGACTCTTCTTGTATTTAAAACAAGAAAAAAGACGGTATTGAAAAAAATAACGGATCACCGCTGAAAGAAGATTCAGCTAACATGCGATTAAAAAAATGAATGGTTAGATTGAGATTAATAAACGACTAGCAAACGTGAAGGCGGTAATGTACCGTATTCACGTCTGCTATTTTTTTATACTGTATCAAAAAACACACCGCAAAAGTTAGGTTTCCCTAACTTTTGCGGTGTGTAATCACAAATAATAGCGTTGATTTATGTTCATTCAGTAACTTATAGGTAGTTTTTCTTGTAACTTTTTTAATTCCAATTTCCGGACATCTCTCGGTAAGAATCGGCGGATGTCTTCTTCATTGAATCCAATTTGCAATCTTTTTTCATCGATTAAAATAGGGCGTCGAATTAAACCGGGGTTCTCCAAAATCAAATGAAGCAACTCTCCCAAAGCCATATCATCTATATCAATATTAAGGTTGTGAAAAATTTGAGATCGAAATGAAATAATTTCTTCCGTCCCATTTTCAGTTAAACTTAAAATAGCTTTAAGTTCATGTATCGTTAACGGTTCTTTAAAAATATTTTTTTCTAGGTACTGGATATTGTTTCCTTCTAACCAGGTACGTGCTTTACGACATGAAGCACAACTCGGGGATGTATACAGTGTAATCATTTTTTGTCCTCCTTTTAAGTCAAAGCGATGTTAACTAAGTAAGTGGAGCGGTGAGATGATGTTACTATTCAATTGTTAATATTTAAACTATCTTTATTATAAGAGAAAAAAAAAAAAAAAGCAATAGCAATAAGCATATTTTGTATGCGATACCAACTCGTGTCATTTTAACAAACAAAAATCATGTCAAGTTAAATCGATTGGCTAATGCTCGGAAATCACAAACAGTTAGTTAAGTAAATCACAAGAACGTAGTTAAGTGAACTAGTTTGAATAGTTTCCATATCTATGATAAAGTTAGAAATGAAAATAACTTAATGTTAAAAATGGAGGATAGATATGAAGCAAATCCCGAATTTCTCTAGAAAGTATTTAATTACAAATGAAGTGTTAAATGCAGTAACTCATGGTATCGGAGTTGGTTTAAGTATTGTAGGACTAATTGTTTTGATTTTAAAAGGGGTCAGGTCAGGTTCAACTCTTGAATTGGTATCTTATTCTATTTTTGGATCATCTTTAATTTTACTCTATTTGTGTTCGACACTTTATCATAGTTTAATCTTTACACCAGCTAGAAAAGTATTTAAGATTTTTGATCACAGCAGTATTTATATATTAATTGCAGGAAGCTATACACCATTGTGTTTGATTACAATCGGAGGAACAAAGGGCTGGGCATTATTTTATATTGTTTGGGCAATTGCTTTTTTAGGTGTTATTTATAAAAGTATTTGGATAGAAAGTTTTAAAAATGTATCTACCTTGTTGTATATTGGTATGGGTTGGTTGTGTTTAGTTGCAATCAAAGAACTTTATACAGGACTCGGTATGAACGGTTTTGGATTACTGTTATCAGGAGGATTAGCGTTCACAATTGGAGCTGCTTTCTATAGTATGCGTTCTGTTAAATATATGCACGTTTTGTGGCATTTATTTGTTATGACAGGAACGGCATTCGTTTATTTCACCATTCTATTATATGCTTAATGCAACAAAATCTATAAGTTTGTCCTGTATATTTCGTTAAACTACGAAATAAACTGGGCAAGCTTTTTTTTATGAAAGGAATAACGTTTGTCAAAATAAATGACCCTAACAGAGG
Encoded proteins:
- the mgrA gene encoding L-glyceraldehyde 3-phosphate reductase, which encodes MYRAAEDRYENMIYNRVGNSGLKLPALSLGMWHNFGDVDLFENSRKMVHRAFDLGITHFDLANNYGPPAGSAEENFGRILKKDLLPYRDELIISSKAGYYMWPGPYGEFGSKKNLTASIDQSLNRMGLEYVDIFYSHRPDPETPFEETAQALDLMVRQGKALYIGISNYSAEQTAEITKIFKDLKTPFIIHQPSYSMYNRWIEDGLQDVLQENQLGSIAFSPLAQGMLTDRYLDGVPEDSRAGRSTSIFLDEKQVHTKIDKSRALNEIAKRRGQTLAEMAVSWILRDGKVTSVLIGASRVSQIEDNVKALDNLDFTVSELAEIEKIVQR
- the gloA2 gene encoding SMU1112c/YaeR family gloxylase I-like metalloprotein, producing MKLNRIHHVAIIASNYESSKDFYVNILGLEIVRENYRKERDSYKLDLKIGDSEIELFSFPDPPKRPTTPEARGLRHVCFFVDDIHHVVNELNLKGIETEAIREDEFTGGLYTFFQDPDGLPIELYMNKNNGEVEREVF
- the gloA gene encoding lactoylglutathione lyase — encoded protein: MAKKMLHTCVRVKDLDKSMDFYTNVLGFHEVKRKDHPESKFTLVYLALEEDGYELELTYNYDQTEPYQLGNGYGHIAIGVDDLKAAHQEYKDSGNEVTELKGLTADLVNYFFVLDPDGYKIEIIQNK
- a CDS encoding dipeptidase — its product is MDVIDLHCDALLKLQQAEGKLNFKNSTELSINVTRLKEGQVKIQAFAIFIEPDIVVEEKYAAALEQIDYYQEDVLGNNPEMKQIKKWSDIKNLKDGEIGSFLTLEGVEAIGNDLTKLDQLLDLGVLSVGLTWNPANLAADGVQEPRGGGLTTFGFDIIKKLNDRKVFTDVSHLSVASFWDVMKAAKFPIASHSNVLSLCGHVRNLNDDQIKAMVDRDAMIHIVFNPPFTINEEKQEPTTISDLVKHVEALVELGAIKNIGFGSDFDGISSHIVALNHVGEVQNLITGLEEKFSKEEVKGFAAQNFLNHLPK
- the spxA gene encoding transcriptional regulator SpxA, with translation MITLYTSPSCASCRKARTWLEGNNIQYLEKNIFKEPLTIHELKAILSLTENGTEEIISFRSQIFHNLNIDIDDMALGELLHLILENPGLIRRPILIDEKRLQIGFNEEDIRRFLPRDVRKLELKKLQEKLPISY
- the trhA gene encoding PAQR family membrane homeostasis protein TrhA, with the translated sequence MKQIPNFSRKYLITNEVLNAVTHGIGVGLSIVGLIVLILKGVRSGSTLELVSYSIFGSSLILLYLCSTLYHSLIFTPARKVFKIFDHSSIYILIAGSYTPLCLITIGGTKGWALFYIVWAIAFLGVIYKSIWIESFKNVSTLLYIGMGWLCLVAIKELYTGLGMNGFGLLLSGGLAFTIGAAFYSMRSVKYMHVLWHLFVMTGTAFVYFTILLYA